Proteins encoded within one genomic window of Candidatus Aminicenantes bacterium:
- a CDS encoding lyase family protein yields the protein MELFDRFNASIKEDSFLAAAEILASAAYARALGRAGILSPSEVEETLAGLARVGARIAAGEADISRFEDIHSAVEILLTEEIGEVGRKLHTGRSRNEQVTTDERLWLKEKIPEAIEAVAATEAALARLAEAHPEAVWPGYTHLQPAQVVPFSMWAMSFAAPMVRARERLGEALARVDVLPLGSGALAGSTVALDREKMRADLGFGRVTENPMDA from the coding sequence GTGGAATTGTTCGATCGGTTCAATGCCTCGATTAAAGAGGACTCCTTTCTGGCCGCGGCGGAGATCCTGGCCTCGGCGGCTTACGCCAGGGCGTTGGGACGAGCGGGGATTTTAAGTCCAAGCGAAGTCGAAGAGACGTTGGCGGGGTTGGCTCGGGTGGGGGCGCGGATCGCGGCCGGCGAGGCCGACATCTCGAGGTTCGAGGATATCCATTCGGCGGTCGAGATTCTTCTAACCGAGGAGATCGGCGAAGTCGGGCGGAAGCTCCACACCGGCCGCAGCCGGAACGAGCAGGTAACGACCGACGAGCGACTGTGGCTGAAAGAGAAGATCCCGGAAGCGATCGAAGCCGTGGCGGCGACGGAAGCGGCTCTAGCCCGGCTGGCCGAGGCGCATCCGGAGGCGGTATGGCCGGGATACACGCATCTCCAACCGGCGCAGGTCGTACCGTTCTCGATGTGGGCGATGTCGTTTGCCGCGCCGATGGTGCGGGCGAGGGAGCGGCTAGGGGAGGCCTTGGCCAGGGTCGACGTCCTGCCGCTCGGGTCGGGGGCGCTGGCCGGCTCGACGGTCGCCCTCGATCGGGAGAAGATGAGGGCGGACCTGGGATTCGGCCGCGTGACGGAAAACCCGATGGACGC